A single region of the Streptomyces sp. NBC_01262 genome encodes:
- a CDS encoding helix-turn-helix transcriptional regulator, giving the protein MANAIDQTRRMLSLVTYLRERPGARVSDVARAFGVTEAELIGDLNVLPLCGTSFRGGDLLDIDTDGERIWWHNVDDVAQPLRLAADEAAALLVAARAVANLPGLRESDRQALLRATAKVEAAAGEVAGASAGLSVTFEAEGSVFADVDRAITEGRRLWMRYYSPSRDALTEREVDPIRLFTVGHTYVEGWCYLSEDRRTFRLDRVAEIRILDQASDPPRVEPRDLSQGLVQPAGDDPEVVVEVGPGGRWVAEYYPHDLAEELPDGGLRITLRTPDPGSLRRLALRLGRDGRIVSPQDLADSAQRAAAQALAAYGE; this is encoded by the coding sequence ATGGCGAACGCGATCGACCAGACCCGCCGGATGCTGTCCCTGGTGACGTATCTGCGCGAACGGCCGGGGGCCCGCGTCAGCGATGTCGCCCGGGCCTTCGGGGTCACCGAGGCCGAGCTGATCGGCGACCTGAACGTACTGCCGCTGTGCGGCACCAGCTTCCGGGGCGGTGATCTGCTCGACATCGACACCGACGGCGAGCGGATCTGGTGGCACAACGTGGACGATGTGGCGCAGCCGCTGCGGCTGGCCGCCGACGAGGCCGCCGCGCTGCTGGTGGCGGCCCGGGCGGTGGCCAATCTGCCGGGGCTGCGGGAGAGCGACCGGCAGGCGCTGCTGCGGGCGACGGCGAAGGTGGAGGCGGCTGCGGGCGAGGTGGCGGGGGCCAGCGCGGGCCTTTCGGTGACCTTCGAGGCCGAGGGCAGCGTCTTCGCGGATGTGGACCGGGCGATCACCGAGGGGCGGCGGCTGTGGATGCGCTACTACTCGCCGTCGCGGGACGCGCTGACCGAGCGCGAGGTGGACCCGATCCGGCTGTTCACCGTGGGTCACACCTATGTCGAGGGCTGGTGCTATCTGTCGGAGGACCGGCGTACGTTCCGGCTGGACCGGGTTGCCGAGATCCGGATCCTGGACCAGGCCTCGGACCCGCCGCGGGTGGAGCCCCGGGACCTGTCGCAGGGCCTGGTCCAGCCGGCCGGTGACGACCCCGAGGTCGTCGTCGAGGTCGGGCCGGGCGGCCGCTGGGTCGCCGAGTACTACCCCCATGACCTCGCTGAGGAACTGCCCGACGGCGGCCTGCGGATCACCCTGCGCACCCCCGACCCCGGGTCCCTGCGCAGACTTGCCCTGCGGCTGGGCCGCGACGGCCGGATCGTCTCGCCCCAGGACCTCGCGGACAGCGCCCAGCGGGCCGCCGCGCAGGCCCTGGCGGCGTACGGCGAGTAA
- the tatA gene encoding Sec-independent protein translocase subunit TatA, which translates to MFAGKIGAPELILILVVVLLLFGAKRLPDMARGLGKSMRILKSEAKAMKTDDPAASAGPPADTTTAQQQEAPKTIQAAPGDVTSARPVSETPQAQPHQTTQG; encoded by the coding sequence ATGTTCGCAGGCAAGATCGGCGCCCCCGAGCTCATCCTCATCCTTGTCGTCGTCCTGCTGCTCTTCGGGGCGAAGCGTCTCCCCGACATGGCGCGCGGCCTCGGCAAGTCGATGCGCATCCTGAAGAGCGAAGCCAAGGCGATGAAGACCGACGACCCGGCGGCTTCCGCCGGTCCGCCCGCGGACACCACCACGGCCCAGCAGCAGGAAGCGCCCAAGACGATCCAGGCCGCTCCCGGTGATGTGACCAGCGCCCGTCCGGTCAGCGAGACCCCGCAGGCCCAGCCCCACCAGACCACCCAGGGCTGA
- the tatC gene encoding twin-arginine translocase subunit TatC produces the protein MLKSARKPEKHDRDPEGRMPLAEHLRELRNRLFKSVLAIGVVTVVAALYYNQLIAFLVDPVLKAVGCSASLNEIAKQTAQDKQCAHITMNGLLTPFTLALKVSLMAGVVLATPIWLYQLWAFLAPGLHKAEKKYALGFVGAGFPLFLAGAFFAYKILPTTATVLIGFTPANVDNLLPLDDYLDLVTRMVVVFGLSFELPLLLVLLNFAGILSGKKMLGWWRGMIMGITVFAAIATPSTDPLSMLALAGPIWVLYFIAVAISILNDRRRRRRNPDADLDDDEASDLDLTPEAVGAGLPEQASRREELEGGSDGYDDAT, from the coding sequence TTGCTCAAGTCTGCCCGCAAGCCGGAAAAGCACGACAGGGACCCCGAGGGCCGGATGCCCCTCGCGGAGCACCTGCGTGAGCTGCGCAACCGGCTTTTCAAGTCTGTCCTCGCCATCGGCGTGGTCACTGTCGTCGCGGCCCTGTACTACAACCAGCTCATCGCCTTCCTGGTCGATCCGGTCCTGAAGGCCGTCGGCTGCAGCGCCTCGCTGAACGAGATCGCCAAGCAGACCGCGCAGGACAAGCAGTGCGCGCACATCACCATGAACGGCCTGCTGACGCCGTTCACGCTCGCCCTGAAGGTGTCATTGATGGCCGGCGTCGTGCTGGCCACCCCGATCTGGCTGTACCAGCTCTGGGCCTTCCTGGCGCCCGGCCTGCACAAGGCCGAGAAGAAGTACGCCCTCGGCTTCGTCGGAGCGGGCTTCCCGCTCTTCCTGGCCGGGGCCTTCTTCGCGTACAAGATCCTCCCCACGACGGCCACCGTCCTGATCGGCTTCACGCCCGCCAACGTGGACAACCTGCTGCCGCTGGACGACTACCTCGACCTCGTCACGCGCATGGTCGTGGTCTTCGGCCTCTCCTTCGAGCTGCCGCTGCTGCTGGTGCTGCTCAACTTCGCCGGGATCCTCAGCGGCAAGAAGATGCTCGGCTGGTGGCGCGGCATGATCATGGGCATCACGGTCTTCGCCGCCATCGCGACCCCGAGCACCGACCCGCTCAGCATGCTCGCGCTGGCCGGGCCGATCTGGGTGCTGTACTTCATCGCCGTTGCGATCTCGATCCTCAACGACCGTCGCCGCCGGCGCCGCAACCCCGACGCCGACCTGGACGACGACGAGGCCTCCGACCTCGACCTCACCCCCGAGGCCGTCGGGGCCGGGCTGCCCGAGCAGGCCAGCCGGCGCGAGGAGCTCGAAGGCGGCTCGGACGGGTACGACGACGCGACCTGA